The region TGGCTCAGGCGAAGATTATCGATGCCATCCTGATTGGAATCTTTCGTGTGATAGGAAAACAAGTCCACAAATTGCTCACCATCACGATAGAAATAGATGGGCCTGTCGGAACTTGCCTTATCAGATTTGGGAGTGGTTTTGAGAAACCAGTGACCACCAATGGGCTGGAGATCGGTCGGCAGTTCACTCGCTGAGGTATCAGCAGCAGCGGCAAACCAGCCTGTTAGACCGACAAAGATCATCATGGTGTGAAGAGATCGCAACATGCGAGAAACCCCTGTAAGAAACATGGTGGAGTCGGTGTGCACGATGTGCCATTTTTCCAAACTGCTCGGACTGAAGTCATCAGCATACCTGGTACAACCTGAAGGCTGCATGAAGCCCCGCACCGTGATTCGTTCCGGTTAACTGGAAGACTCGATGATTTTCTGCAACTCCTTCTGAAGTTGGAGGGCTCGTTCGGGATGCTTCGATGCGAGGTTGCGACTTTCGCCAGGATCGTCTTCGAGATGGTAGAGTTCAATACGGTCTGTTTCGAGAAAATGAATCAGCTTCCAGGGGCCTTGTCGAATGGCGGCTGAGGGTTTGTGGCCTGAGCCGTGCGTATGAGGGTAATACCAGACGAGAGTTCGTTCGCTCTCTGGCAAACTTGACGACTTCGTGAGCAAACCGGCGAGTGAGATTCCATCGACATGCTGAGTGGGCCTGGGTGGTATCTGGCACAGGCTTAAAAGTGTCGGATAAATATCACAAGTGTAAGCTGGGATATCGAGCACCTGAGGCGAGATCTTCCCGGGCCAGGAAATGTACGTGGGGATGCGAATGCCCCCTTCATAAGTCCAGCCTTTGCCGGCTCGTAAAGGAAGATTGCAGGTCGGCCCTGGCGATTTACCATTTAACGTACACAGACCGCCATTATCTGAAGTGAAGACGACAATCGTCTGATCCAGAATTCCTTGAGTTTTGAGCTCATCGAGCAGACGGCCCACCTGCGTATCGAGATTCTCGACCATGGCTGCGTATGCGGGATGATCCTGCTGGCTGCGAGAGATGGCCGAACCTTCTTGAATCCCCTCGCCTGGAGATTTTGGATTCTTCTGTGTGGCCAATTTGACCTGATACTTTTCGACCAGATTTTTAGGTGGCTGAATGGGTGTATGGACTGCGTAATGAGCTAAACACAGAAAGAACGGACGTGTGCGATCGCGCTGCTGCAGATGCTCAATGGCACTGGAGGTCAAGACATCGGTCAGGTAGTCCTCTGGCTGGCATTTTTCAAAATCGGGGACGTTATTCGGCGCATCGGGTTTCTGGGGATTTTTGTACGGGAAATAATAGCTGGAGGGCTGGCCACCGTGATTGACGCCTTTCGTCCAATCGAAGCCTCGGGCTGCAGGATGCTGTTGTGGTTTGTGCCCGAGGTGCCATTTGCCAAGGTACGCGGTGTGATAGCCAGCTTCCTGAAAAGCCTGCCCGATGGTGACTTCGGATTGCGGCAGAGCGACGTCGCTCTCGGGGCGAATCCAGTCGGTAATGCCCAAACGCTGAGGCATTTTTCCAGTCATCAAAGCGGCCCGAGTTGGCGAGCAGACAGGATGTGCCGAGTAAAACTGTGTAAAGCGTGCCCCGGATTTTGCGAGAGCATCGATGCGTGGTGTTTCGTAAAACGAGGAGCCCTCAATGCCAATGTCGGTTTTGCCGAGATCGTCGATGAAGATCAGCAGGACATTGGGTTTGTCCGCCATTTCCTTCGCTTCAACCGGGAAGAACGGCGCGCCCATAAACAACAACAGCGCAAAGTAAATCGGATATCGCATCGTTCACTTCAATGATTGAGTCAGGTGGTGGCAATCGACGCTTGGGCAGCTATCAGAATCATTCATAGTGACAAAGCCAAGAGATTGTGCAAGACTCGCAAGTGGGCGTTGAAATATGGATTGTGGCCATCGTCTGAGAAGAGCATGCCATTCACACCTTTTCATATGGGGCCGGGTCTATTGTGGAAGGGGCTTCAGCCTGCGGGGCTTTCGCTGATCACCTTTGGCCTGGCACAGGTGTTGATTGATCTTGAGCCACTGTATGTCCTCAAAACCGGAAAAGATTTTCTCGGTGTGCCGGGCCATCTGCATGGCATCTCGCACACGCTATTGGGAGCCACTGTCATTGGTGTGCTGGCCGGTGCGTTCGGGAGGCCGCTGACACATCTGGGACTCCGTCTCCTCGGGCAGTCGCAATTCATCCCTGTGCGGTGGAACGTGATCTGGTGGAGTGCGTTCTTTGGCACCTACAGCCATCTCCTGCTGGACGCTGTGATGCACCGGGATGTGGAACCGTTTGTGCCGATCAGCCGATGGAACCCTTTTGTGGGGCTGGTAGATGTGGGCACGCTTCACTGGTTCTGCATCATCACGGCGCTAGCGGGGATGCTGCTTTACGTTGGTCGATGGATGATCAGAACGGCCTTGCCGAGAGCAAAGGTGGGTGAGACTCGCCCACTTCTGTGAGTTGCCTGATCAAGCCAATGACGTGGTCATTGCTAACTCAGCTCAATCTCAAACTCGGGTCTGGCCTGGGGATCGATCTGGCGGGCGGCACGTAACCCGGATTCAATCGCTCCTTCGACCCAGCCCGATTTGAGCGTGGTGAAATCGCCGGCGAAGTGGAGTCGGCCTTCGGGGATCTGCCATTCCTGAATCATCCAGCCAGCCCCCAGTGGCAGGTTGGCAAAAGCGGCTTTGATCCACGGTTGATCGGGCCAGGAAAATTCACCCACGGTCACAACCTCGTCGATGAGGCCGGGCAGGTCGGCCCGAAACTGATTGACAACTTCCATGGCGCGGGTTTCTTTCGGGCGTTTGAGGAAGTTCTCGGCATTCTTGCCAGTGAGGTAAAAGAAGATGTTGCCATAACCTCCCGGCTCGTTGCCCGTGATATCAATCACGCGTTCCCAGGGACGATCGGAGGCGGCCATCGGCCAGCCATGCACGCCATTTTTAAGCCACAATGGTGTGCGAGTCTGAACATAAACTTTCACGACGGGCGACCACTCCAGTTGATCGACGAGAGCCTGCTTTCTGGGTAAGAGGCGGGGTGTGATTTCCATCTCCCGTAAAATGGTAAACGGGATGGTGCTGATCACGGAATCGGCTGTCCATGTGCGGCCGTCTTTGGTCACGACTGAAATCTCGTTAGCCGTTTGCCGGATCGAGACGGCTGGTACTCCCAGATGAACCCGGTTCCCCAAAACCTGTGCCATGGCTTGAGGTAGACGCTCGTTGCCACCGGCAATGCGAAAGAGATTTCGATCGGCAAAGTGATAGGCAAAATCTGGCAAAAGTGCGAGGACGGCAGTATCGACTGTCGCTTCGGCGGCGTAGGCATCGATCAGACGAATCAAAGCTTCCGATGCTCCCGTCGATTGCAGCAGACTTTTGAGAGTCAGAGGGTCAAGTTGCTTAAGAACCTGTGGATTGGGCCAATGTGGTTCGAGAACGGTATTGAGATTGATGCCGACTTTGACCAAGGCATTGGCAAGCAATGAGGGGAGAGAGACGTTGCGTTCGCCCGGTTGAAGCTCCCACGGCCAGGGCTGCATGAGATTGGCGTCACCGATCTGCCCGGCGACATGGAACCTGGGGCAGCCGTCATTCATGGCAATGAGTGGTAAGCGAAACCTGCTGATGTAGCCACAAACGAGGGGCATGTTGGTGCGGAAGTGACCACCGCCCCCTTCGGTTGTCTGTCCATTTTTGAGTGGGACGGAGATCAGCCTGCCGCCAATTCGATTCTGGTACTCAAGAACCTGGACATCGTGGCCCCGTCGGTGGAGTGCCAGTGCGGCTGTCAGGCCCGACATTCCGGCACCGAGGACCAGAACACGGCTGGGCTTTGAACTCGATGCCAAGTTGCTGGCGGCCAGAGCCTGAGAGGAACCGGGTTGAGTCGCGACGGCTCCGACGCCACCCACAAGACCAGCCTGAGCCAGAAAACGACGCCGATTGAGCTGATTCGCGCGTGTCCGTTCCAAAGCTGGCCCGCCTGTCTATTCGAGAATGGTGAAATGGTCGGTTGAGCGCTCCTGGAGCATTGGGAAATGCCCCATCTGTCCAGTTCGGCATGTCGAACTGGAATCTTCACCGCGAATCGAGGCCTCGTCAGTACGTGACAAACCCGTAAGGTTGCTCAGTGGTGGAAGTGAACTGGGCGAAAGAATCGGACGGGTTGAGGGTTTCAACTCAGCCCAAAAACTTCCCTGCCGAAAAACTTCTCTTGTATACGGAAACTATTGAAGCTGCCTGATGGGTTACTTCCCTTTTCTGGCTGTTGGCTGCCAGTTTGCGGGCCAATCGGCAGATTCGGTGCGGGCGGTGGCGAGATAGGCCGAGATTTTTGCTGCGATTTCGGGATGCTCTGCAGCGACGTTGGTTTTTTCAGCGGGATCGTGCTGTTGATCGTACAGACGCAGGGGTTGATCCGGGCCACCTTGTCGAATTCCTTTCCAGCGACCTTGATAGAGAGCCGCCTGGCGGAAGCCTCCTTCATGGAACTCCCAATAAAGAAATTCGTGCGACTGCTGCTTTTCAGGCTGGCGGAGGAGCGTGGGAACCAGACTGATGGAATCACAGTTTGGTGGTATGGATGTGCCCGCCAGGTCGGCGGCAGTCGCCATCCAATCGCCAAAATAGCCGACGTGGCCACTGGTGGAATCGGGAGAAATTTTTCCCGGCCACCACGCAATGAAAGGGACACGAATCCCACCATCCGTCAGGCTGCGTTTGATACCGCTGTATGGGCCGCTGGGCTGGAAGCGGCTCAGGTTGTGATTGCTTTCGTTATGCGGGCCATTATCGCTGGTGAAGATGACCAATGTGTTCTCAGCGAGGTCGTTCTCCTTAAGAACCTTGAGAAGGCGGCCCACATAGCTATCCATCCGGGTGATCATGGCGGCATGGCCTTGATCGGCGGCTGGCCACTCCTGTCTGGCGTAGTCACCAAGATCGGGGACCTCCGTGCCATTTTTCAATGCGCCGTTACGTTCGTTGTTGGCGTGGGGAACCACCATGCTCCAGTAGAGAAAAAATGGCTTCTCCCGATGATTTTCCACATAACGGACGGCTTCATCAGCGAAGAGATCATCACTAAAGGCGAGAGGCTCTGTCGCATATCCCCCACCCTTCTGACCCACGGGAACAACCTTGTTGGGCAAGGTGACGCGTGATTCATTTCTCCAGAGAAAATCGGGGTAATGATTGTGGGCATGCACCTGATTGAGATATCCGTAGAACTCATCAAAGCCTTGTTTTGCGGGAATTCCGGTCGAGGCTGCCCCTTGATCGCCGAGCCCCCATTTGCCTACGAGTGCCGTGTGATAGCCCGCCTGCTGAAGCATTTTGGCCACGGTGATATCGTGCTCTCGCAGGGCCTGGGCGGCTGGGTTTTTGTCTCCCGCATTGCCGCGGACACGGGTGTGTCCGTGGTGCTGGCCAGTCATGAGCACACTGCGAGATGGGGCACAGACAGTCGCACCGGCATAGAACTGCGTGAAGCGCATCCCTTCCCGCGCCATCTGATCGATGTGAGGCGTGGCAATGACTTTCTGCCCATAGCAGCCGAGTTCGCCATATCCGAGATCATCGGCCATGATCCAGATGAGATTGGGTGGGCGTTTGCTGCCCGCTTTGGCCACTAGTTCCTGGGCATGCACCGGCTGCCTAAGGAAGATGAAGATCATCAACGCCAGTAAAAATGCGAAATTCTTGGGGTTGGGCATCAGAGTACTCCGGGAGTTCAGCAGTGGATCGGCATGGATTTGAGATTTGTTTTTTCTGGTAGAGAGTACATCATTTTCAGCGGGGATGGACAACCGGCAATTGAGCTGGAGAAAAAGAGCCTCACATTGTGCCAGTGGAAAGTCGGGTGCTGTGGTATGATCGCGATTTATGACAGAGAAGTTTCTGGTTGAGATTGTGACGACGGGGATGGATCATGGGACTTTACCGCGAGATCAGGCGAGCGGTACGGCTGACAATTCGACATCTGCCGCTGATTGGTCATCGCTCGAATTCCTCTCATCCGCAGCCAAAATCGAAGCGGCCGCGAATTTACGAATGGATGCTGTTCTATCCCGTGAAGTATCCGGTAGGCCGCTGGAATCCGCCGGGGCTCGTCAAGCAGGATGTGTGGATTGAATCGAAAGATGGTACGAAGCTGCACGCGTGGTACTGCCCCTGTGAGAACCCGCGAGCGGTGATTCTGATTACGCATGGGAATGCGGGAAACATTGCTTATCGCACGGAATGGCTGACGATTCTGCAGCAGCAGTTTCGAGTGACCACGCTGATGATTGATTATCGTGGATATGGCCGCAGTGAAGGTGTGCCGACCATTGAAGGTGTGATTGAAGACAGTCAAGCGGCCCGCACGCGAGTGGCGGAACTGGCTGGTGTGAATGAAGCCGATGTGGTGCTGATGGGTGAGTCTCTGGGTGGTGCGATTGCGATTCAACTGGCACGCATGATCACTCCGCGGGCGTTGATTGTGCAGAGTTCATTTCGCTCGTTACAGAATGTGGCCTGGCAAAATTATGGCCCACTGGCCTGGGTGATCCCGGCATCGAAACTCAACTCCTGGCGAGCGATTGGCGAGATTCACTGCCCGATCCTGATCAGCCATGGAGCTCAGGATCGACTGATTCGCTGGAAATCGATCCGGAAGCTGGTAGCGAAAGCTCACGCTCAAGCCCGGTTTATTCTGCTGGACGAAGTGGGACATAACGACTGGATCACGGCACGTTATCTGGCAACTTTGGAAGAGTTTTTCAGTGCTCTTGAAAGGACCGGAGCCAAACCTGCTCCCAGTTCTTACGCGGATGCACTGTGATATCTTCTGGACAGGGATATCTTCTGGAAAGAGATATTTACTAGACAGAGTGAGTTCGTCGATTTGACTGTAATGATCATGACAAATAGCCCCCCAAGAGGAATTCAATGATGTGGCAACGATGGGTTTGTTGGACGGGAATGCTCTGTGGAGTTTTTGCCTGGTGCGGAGGAAATTTATCAACAGCCCATGCGGCTGATCCGGTCTCATTGTTTGATGGGAAATCGTTCGCAGGGTGGGAAGGTGACACGACAAAAACATGGCGGGTCATCGATGGCGTGATTGTGGGTGGCTCGCTCAAAGAAAAGGTTCCCCGTAACGAGTTTCTGGCCTCGAAAAAAAGTTACGGGAACTTTGAATTGCGGCTGAAGTACAAACTTGAGGGAGAGGAAGGATTCGTAAATGGTGGCGTGCAGATTCGCTCGGAGCGGATTCCGGATCATCACGAGATGATTGGCTATCAGGCCGATATTGGACAGGGGTATGACGGGGCTCTTTATGACGAGAGTCGGCGGAACAAAATGCTGGCTAAGCCGACGGCTGAAGTTCTGGCCAATTCATTGAAGAAAGGTGAATGGAACGATTACCGCATTCGATGTGAAGGCCCGCGAATTCGTCTGTGGCTCAATGGTGTCGAAACAATCGACTACACCGAAGAAGACGCCAAGATCCCACTCGCAGGACGACTGGCGCTGCAGATTCATGGTGGCGGAGTGGCGGAGATACGCTTTAAGGACATTTTCATCGAAGAGTTGCCTTAATGGCGTGTGGACTCCAGTTTGTCAGGTCAACGTGGAGCTGGTGCATTCCGTAAGAACTTCATGCACCCTACTTAAGATCAGAGAGAAGACCCTCACCCTTCCCTCTCCCACGAAGACGTGGGCGAGGGTTTCAGAGGCTGAAGATCGTTTCTGCGCAACAAAAGGCTTTAGGGTAGAAGAGCATCGCTCGGCGCGCCTCGCGGGTGAGATGTGTGATTTCACCTGCGATCCGGAAGATGCTTTTCCATCTGCGGCTGATTCGGAGCCGTAACGCTGGAGGATGTCGAAAAACAAACTCCAGTATGAGAGCGTGGTTGCGCTCTCATCTCGAATTCGAGAGACCGATGCTGATCTCTGTTTCGATTCCTGCTGGCTGGCTGACTGATGGAAAGGTGACTTTTGATCAATCGGCAAGCCTGAGAATCAGACGTGCCTGACTGTGGTGGCTGGTGATCATCAAGTGATTTGCCAGTCATAGTTCAGGTTGAAGAGACTGGTGGGCCAGGTGCATGCAAACAGCACGTTGAATTCCCGAAGGTGACTTCGCGGGCTGACTCTCTGGTTGCGCTCCGATTCTGTTGCGGATGTGTTTGTCAACTTCTATTTCCATAAGCCCGGTAGTGACTGGTGACAGTTGCTGCCGGGTTTTTTGTTTGGAGAGGGAGTCATGTTGAGAGAGTGCGGCCTGGATGTGGAATACATTTCCCGGAGAATAACGGCGCTTTGTTGGTTGCGAAAACATGCTTGCCCAGAGCTGCAAGCATGGCACACAGAGCGCTATTACTTCATGGAAAGCGTATAAACCAGGAAAGGACGCCGGACAATCATGGTGAAACTAGTTGCCGATCTGCCGGAGTGTGGAGAGAGAATAGATCCCTGAGGAATGTCCATCGCTGAAGGAAATGGCGTAGGCGTAGTTGCCAACGGCGCGAAATGAGGTGGGTTTGATGGGGAGTGTTTCCGCTCGATCAATCACTGCCAATAAGCTGGCAGGTTTGAGCGGTTCGACGGGCGTAGGCTTTTCTCGCTCGACCTGACAGACAGCGCAAGGACATTTTCGGCGAAGAT is a window of Planctopirus limnophila DSM 3776 DNA encoding:
- a CDS encoding flavin monoamine oxidase family protein; this translates as MERTRANQLNRRRFLAQAGLVGGVGAVATQPGSSQALAASNLASSSKPSRVLVLGAGMSGLTAALALHRRGHDVQVLEYQNRIGGRLISVPLKNGQTTEGGGGHFRTNMPLVCGYISRFRLPLIAMNDGCPRFHVAGQIGDANLMQPWPWELQPGERNVSLPSLLANALVKVGINLNTVLEPHWPNPQVLKQLDPLTLKSLLQSTGASEALIRLIDAYAAEATVDTAVLALLPDFAYHFADRNLFRIAGGNERLPQAMAQVLGNRVHLGVPAVSIRQTANEISVVTKDGRTWTADSVISTIPFTILREMEITPRLLPRKQALVDQLEWSPVVKVYVQTRTPLWLKNGVHGWPMAASDRPWERVIDITGNEPGGYGNIFFYLTGKNAENFLKRPKETRAMEVVNQFRADLPGLIDEVVTVGEFSWPDQPWIKAAFANLPLGAGWMIQEWQIPEGRLHFAGDFTTLKSGWVEGAIESGLRAARQIDPQARPEFEIELS
- a CDS encoding arylsulfatase, which encodes MPNPKNFAFLLALMIFIFLRQPVHAQELVAKAGSKRPPNLIWIMADDLGYGELGCYGQKVIATPHIDQMAREGMRFTQFYAGATVCAPSRSVLMTGQHHGHTRVRGNAGDKNPAAQALREHDITVAKMLQQAGYHTALVGKWGLGDQGAASTGIPAKQGFDEFYGYLNQVHAHNHYPDFLWRNESRVTLPNKVVPVGQKGGGYATEPLAFSDDLFADEAVRYVENHREKPFFLYWSMVVPHANNERNGALKNGTEVPDLGDYARQEWPAADQGHAAMITRMDSYVGRLLKVLKENDLAENTLVIFTSDNGPHNESNHNLSRFQPSGPYSGIKRSLTDGGIRVPFIAWWPGKISPDSTSGHVGYFGDWMATAADLAGTSIPPNCDSISLVPTLLRQPEKQQSHEFLYWEFHEGGFRQAALYQGRWKGIRQGGPDQPLRLYDQQHDPAEKTNVAAEHPEIAAKISAYLATARTESADWPANWQPTARKGK
- a CDS encoding alpha/beta hydrolase — translated: MGLYREIRRAVRLTIRHLPLIGHRSNSSHPQPKSKRPRIYEWMLFYPVKYPVGRWNPPGLVKQDVWIESKDGTKLHAWYCPCENPRAVILITHGNAGNIAYRTEWLTILQQQFRVTTLMIDYRGYGRSEGVPTIEGVIEDSQAARTRVAELAGVNEADVVLMGESLGGAIAIQLARMITPRALIVQSSFRSLQNVAWQNYGPLAWVIPASKLNSWRAIGEIHCPILISHGAQDRLIRWKSIRKLVAKAHAQARFILLDEVGHNDWITARYLATLEEFFSALERTGAKPAPSSYADAL
- a CDS encoding DUF971 domain-containing protein; the protein is MEALSLERVANTGETLELVWADGLVQHITWSDLRRKCPCAVCQVEREKPTPVEPLKPASLLAVIDRAETLPIKPTSFRAVGNYAYAISFSDGHSSGIYSLSTLRQIGN
- a CDS encoding 3-keto-disaccharide hydrolase — encoded protein: MMWQRWVCWTGMLCGVFAWCGGNLSTAHAADPVSLFDGKSFAGWEGDTTKTWRVIDGVIVGGSLKEKVPRNEFLASKKSYGNFELRLKYKLEGEEGFVNGGVQIRSERIPDHHEMIGYQADIGQGYDGALYDESRRNKMLAKPTAEVLANSLKKGEWNDYRIRCEGPRIRLWLNGVETIDYTEEDAKIPLAGRLALQIHGGGVAEIRFKDIFIEELP
- a CDS encoding sulfatase — translated: MRYPIYFALLLFMGAPFFPVEAKEMADKPNVLLIFIDDLGKTDIGIEGSSFYETPRIDALAKSGARFTQFYSAHPVCSPTRAALMTGKMPQRLGITDWIRPESDVALPQSEVTIGQAFQEAGYHTAYLGKWHLGHKPQQHPAARGFDWTKGVNHGGQPSSYYFPYKNPQKPDAPNNVPDFEKCQPEDYLTDVLTSSAIEHLQQRDRTRPFFLCLAHYAVHTPIQPPKNLVEKYQVKLATQKNPKSPGEGIQEGSAISRSQQDHPAYAAMVENLDTQVGRLLDELKTQGILDQTIVVFTSDNGGLCTLNGKSPGPTCNLPLRAGKGWTYEGGIRIPTYISWPGKISPQVLDIPAYTCDIYPTLLSLCQIPPRPTQHVDGISLAGLLTKSSSLPESERTLVWYYPHTHGSGHKPSAAIRQGPWKLIHFLETDRIELYHLEDDPGESRNLASKHPERALQLQKELQKIIESSS
- a CDS encoding metal-dependent hydrolase — encoded protein: MPFTPFHMGPGLLWKGLQPAGLSLITFGLAQVLIDLEPLYVLKTGKDFLGVPGHLHGISHTLLGATVIGVLAGAFGRPLTHLGLRLLGQSQFIPVRWNVIWWSAFFGTYSHLLLDAVMHRDVEPFVPISRWNPFVGLVDVGTLHWFCIITALAGMLLYVGRWMIRTALPRAKVGETRPLL